CGCGCCTGTTCCAGGAAGCCGGGCTCCCGGTGGCCCGGGTCGAGCATGTCAGACCGGAGGAGGGCTGTCTCGTCCTCGAGGACCTCGGAAGCCGTACGCTCGAGAGCACCCTTGCCGCCCTGGAGCCGGGGGATACCGTCGCGCGGGAGCGACTGTACCAACAGGCAGTTTCCCTCGCGGTGGCGATCGCGACCCGGGGTACGGCCTCTCTCGGGCGCTCTAACCGCGCGTCGAGCCCCGCGCTCGACTCGGAGCGACTCCGGTTCGAGATGGACTTCTTCCTCGAGCACTACGCCGCCGGCCTGGCGGGAGTCCGCGCCGCACCCGCCGGCCTCGTCGCGGCCCTCCACGACCTCGCGGAACGCGCTGCGGACTGCGCTCATCCCGTGCTCTGCCATCGAGACTTCCACAGTCGGAACCTGATGGTGCGCGACGACGAATCGCTTGCGTTGGTGGACATCCAGGACGCCCGCCGGGGTCCACTCGGTTACGATCTCGTGTCCCTCGTATACGATGCGTACGCGAGTCTCGATGATGATCTCTCTTCGAGCCTGATCGAGTCGTTCCGTGACACCCTTCCAGGCGCCCCACCCCGCGACGTGTTTGAGGCAGGGCTCGTCGTGGTCGCGGCGCAGCGGTTGATCAAAGCCCTGGGGACGTTCGGCTACCAGGCGACGGTCTTGGGACGGCGTCGTTATCTCGAGGGGGTGCCGAGGACGCTGGAGCGGCTCGCACGACTCCTTCCCCGTTCGCCGGAAACGGCACCCGTCGCCGAGGGCCTCCTCTCCGTAGGCTTGTTGGATTTTAGACCCTGACAAGGGACGTACGCTTCAATCGAAACGGATACCCTCGAACACCAGCGTGGGGGTGACGACACCGTTGGCGTGGCCGACGGCCTGGCCGGTGGAGCCGGTGCAGCGGGCGACGAGATCCTGTGGCCGGACGCCCAGTTGCAATCGTTCGAGTCCCCCCGCGGGACGGCCCCGGTGGATCCAAGACCCTTCCAAGTCCAGAATCCAACGGTCAGCCTCCAAACGGTGAATCCGCAGGCCAGCCGCCCGGAATCCCCCGCCGGGCATCGGATCGTTCATTCCTTCGACCCTAAGGGTCGT
The sequence above is a segment of the Terriglobia bacterium genome. Coding sequences within it:
- a CDS encoding phosphotransferase, producing the protein MSWALRPGPAALVERLFPGSSVQPVASDASTRRFYRIIPVGGVSWILMDYGAPFDGETDDVRLARLFQEAGLPVARVEHVRPEEGCLVLEDLGSRTLESTLAALEPGDTVARERLYQQAVSLAVAIATRGTASLGRSNRASSPALDSERLRFEMDFFLEHYAAGLAGVRAAPAGLVAALHDLAERAADCAHPVLCHRDFHSRNLMVRDDESLALVDIQDARRGPLGYDLVSLVYDAYASLDDDLSSSLIESFRDTLPGAPPRDVFEAGLVVVAAQRLIKALGTFGYQATVLGRRRYLEGVPRTLERLARLLPRSPETAPVAEGLLSVGLLDFRP